The following proteins are encoded in a genomic region of Phalacrocorax carbo chromosome 2, bPhaCar2.1, whole genome shotgun sequence:
- the TMPPE gene encoding transmembrane protein with metallophosphoesterase domain: MISFKQLPLEAKAAVAAGVVFFSMMLSRSYLAEQLELRTRRWLLRLQMALFANALMLIGSLHVWRSTVTAFARSSAASSFCFMPWKIAVFMFLALAHSSFFTLLFLVAEEPYFFSLAAYTCLGAYIILIFFLFTLGSVEQAYKFLAGRGAKAGTGNKNSRTAMKPVLAVMLTVVLTVVGLLNASRPPTVNSVEVPVHKLPSTMNNLKVVLLSDIHLGPTVGKTKLAMIVRMVKALKPDITVIVGDLTDSEAEIIRPAVEPLGELNSPLGTYFVTGNHEYYTSDVSNWFELLKSFNIRPLHNENVKIVSPKSTDDWFCLAGVDDIEADVLRYSGHGMDLRKALRDCSSEHAIVLLAHQPIAAKWALQERPDINLILSGHTHGGQMFPLNAGAYFLNPFFVGLYKVGQNTFVYVSPGTMYFGIPMRLGSRAEITEIILRSL; encoded by the coding sequence ATGATCTCCTTCAAGCAACTGCCCCTTGAAGCCAAGGCTGCAGTGGCTGCAGGAGTGGTTTTCTTCTCCATGATGCTATCGCGGAGTTACCTGGCAGAACAACTCGAGCTCAGGACGCGGCGTTGGCTTCTGAGGCTGCAGATGGCGCTGTTTGCTAACGCGCTCATGTTGATAGGATCGCTTCACGTGTGGAGAAGCACAGTCACCGCGTTCGCCAGGTCTtcagctgccagctccttctgttTCATGCCGTGGAAAATAGCCGTGTTCATGTTTCTGGCTTTGGCTCACTCAAGCTTCTTTACGTTGCTATTTCTTGTCGCAGAAGAGCcgtatttcttttctttagccGCCTACACTTGCCTGGGGGCCTATATCATTCttatcttcttcctcttcaccCTAGGGTCTGTAGAGCAGGCTTACAAGTTCTTGGCTGGGAGAGGTGCTAAGGCAGGCACTGGCAACAAGAACAGCAGAACAGCGATGAAACCAGTTTTGGCAGTCATGCTGACGGTTGTGCTGACTGTTGTCGGGCTGTTAAATGCTTCCCGGCCTCCCACAGTGAATTCGGTGGAGGTTCCAGTTCACAAGCTGCCCTCAACAATGAATAATCTGAAAGTGGTGTTGCTTTCAGATATCCATCTGGGGCCTACAGTTGGGAAGACCAAGCTCGCCATGATTGTGAGAATGGTTAAGGCTTTGAAACCAGATATCACCGTGATTGTCGGGGACCTGACTGACTCTGAGGCAGAGATCATACGACCTGCTGTTGAGCCTCTTGGAGAACTTAACTCCCCTTTGGGGACTTACTTTGTCACAGGAAACCATGAGTACTACACATCAGATGTTAGCAACTGGTTTGAGCTGTTAAAATCGTTTAACATTCGGCCACTACATAATGAGAATGTGAAGATTGTTTCACCGAAGAGCACTGATGACTGGTTCTGTCTGGCTGGCGTTGACGATATTGAAGCAGATGTATTGCGCTACTCAGGGCATGGCATGGACTTAAGAAAAGCTCTCAGAGATTGTAGCAGTGAGCATGCAATAGTGCTGTTAGCTCATCAGCCGATTGCTGCAAAGTGGGCCCTTCAGGAGAGACCAGACATAAATTTAATTCTCTCTGGCCATACTCACGGAGGGCAGATGTTCCCACTAAATGCTGGGGCTTATTTTCTGAATCCCTTCTTTGTTGGCTTGTATAAAGTTGGGCAGAACACCTTTGTCTATGTCAGCCCAGGGACAATGTACTTCGGAATACCCATgaggctgggcagcagagctgaaatAACAGAGATAATTCTACGTTCTCTTTGA